One segment of Streptomyces roseifaciens DNA contains the following:
- a CDS encoding glycosyltransferase family 4 protein, whose amino-acid sequence MSSTPAPHGRPPLHAVQVLGSGGAGSGAHVRSLAAGLVARGLQVTVCAPQQTGEGYAFTSAGAAFAPLWARPDALAVAGIRAASAGADVVHAHGLRSAVLAALALRGRTTPLVVTWHTTCHVEGARGRFLRLMERRAARAAAVVLGVTSELVDRARLRGARDARLAPVAVPAPRQAPDDDEPRDKTRAELGAVARPLLVTVGRLETGRGLGVLLDAARVWRELDPEPLLIVAGEGPERPLLQRRIEEENLPVRLVGRRDDVPELLATADLAILPSRWEARSLLAQEALHAGVPLVATAVGGVPDLVGDAAELVPYGDSAALAGAVARLLADPARRAELTTAGRAQAATWPTEDDTVAHVLSVYDELAAGG is encoded by the coding sequence GTGAGCAGTACACCCGCGCCCCACGGGCGGCCGCCCCTGCACGCGGTGCAAGTGCTGGGCAGCGGGGGAGCCGGCAGCGGCGCGCACGTGCGCTCCCTGGCGGCCGGGCTGGTGGCCCGCGGGCTGCAGGTGACGGTCTGTGCGCCGCAGCAGACGGGCGAGGGGTACGCGTTCACGTCCGCGGGTGCGGCCTTCGCCCCGCTGTGGGCCAGGCCGGACGCCCTGGCGGTGGCCGGCATCCGCGCGGCCAGCGCCGGAGCCGACGTGGTCCACGCGCACGGCCTGCGCTCCGCGGTCCTCGCCGCCCTGGCGCTGCGCGGCCGCACCACCCCCCTCGTGGTCACCTGGCACACCACGTGCCACGTGGAGGGCGCTCGCGGCCGGTTCCTGCGGCTGATGGAGCGGCGCGCGGCCCGCGCCGCGGCCGTCGTCCTCGGGGTGACCTCCGAGCTGGTCGACCGGGCCCGGCTGCGCGGCGCGCGCGACGCCCGCCTGGCCCCGGTGGCCGTGCCCGCCCCGCGCCAGGCGCCGGACGACGACGAGCCGCGCGACAAGACCCGTGCCGAACTGGGCGCGGTGGCCCGCCCGTTGCTGGTCACCGTCGGCCGCCTGGAGACGGGACGGGGCCTCGGCGTCCTGCTGGACGCGGCCCGCGTCTGGCGCGAGCTGGACCCCGAGCCGCTGCTGATCGTGGCGGGCGAGGGCCCCGAGCGGCCGCTGCTGCAGCGCCGCATCGAGGAGGAGAACCTCCCGGTCCGCCTGGTGGGCCGCCGCGACGACGTCCCCGAGCTGCTCGCCACGGCCGACCTCGCGATCCTGCCCAGCCGCTGGGAGGCCCGCTCCCTGCTCGCCCAGGAGGCGCTGCACGCGGGCGTCCCCCTGGTGGCCACGGCCGTCGGCGGCGTTCCCGACCTGGTCGGCGATGCGGCCGAGCTCGTCCCCTACGGCGACTCCGCCGCCCTCGCCGGGGCGGTGGCCCGCCTGCTGGCCGATCCGGCCCGCCGCGCCGAGCTGACCACGGCCGGCCGCGCCCAGGCGGCCACCTGGCCCACGGAGGACGACACGGTCGCCCACGTCCTCAGCGTCTACGACGAGCTGGCCGCAGGCGGATAG
- a CDS encoding pentapeptide repeat-containing protein: MKKNAAVGAVAADREDLRADCGSCFALCCVALPFVASADFAVTKDAGKPCGNIQQDFRCGIHTKLRQKGFSGCTVYDCQGAGQKVSQVTFGGRDWRQDPGTARQMFAVYPVMRQLHELLWYLAEALTLPAARRLHAEVRRVHDAVERLTHESPEAILEVDVAARRMEVGELLQRTSELVRAQVPGKKKNRRGADLMGARLHGADLRGANLRGAYLIAADLGGADLRTADLLGADLRDANLAGADLTGSVFLTQAQLNAARGDASTKLPAALSRPAHWGPAA, encoded by the coding sequence ATGAAGAAGAATGCGGCAGTCGGCGCCGTCGCGGCGGACCGCGAGGACCTGCGGGCGGACTGCGGCAGCTGCTTCGCGCTGTGCTGCGTCGCGCTGCCGTTCGTCGCCTCGGCGGACTTCGCCGTGACCAAGGACGCGGGCAAGCCGTGCGGCAACATCCAGCAGGACTTCCGCTGCGGCATCCACACCAAGCTGCGGCAGAAGGGCTTCTCCGGCTGCACCGTCTACGACTGCCAGGGTGCGGGGCAGAAGGTCTCCCAGGTCACCTTCGGCGGCCGGGACTGGCGGCAGGACCCCGGGACCGCCCGGCAGATGTTCGCCGTCTACCCGGTCATGCGGCAGCTGCACGAGCTGCTCTGGTACCTGGCCGAGGCCCTGACCCTGCCCGCCGCCCGGCGGCTCCACGCCGAGGTCCGGCGCGTGCACGACGCCGTCGAGCGCCTGACCCACGAGAGCCCCGAGGCGATCCTGGAGGTGGACGTGGCGGCGCGCCGGATGGAGGTCGGCGAGCTGCTGCAGCGCACCAGCGAGCTCGTACGGGCACAGGTCCCCGGCAAGAAGAAGAACCGGCGCGGGGCCGACCTGATGGGGGCCCGGCTGCACGGCGCCGACCTGCGGGGCGCCAACCTGCGCGGCGCGTACCTGATCGCCGCGGACCTCGGCGGCGCGGACCTGCGGACCGCCGACCTCCTCGGGGCCGACCTGCGCGACGCCAACCTCGCCGGGGCCGACCTGACCGGGAGCGTCTTCCTCACCCAGGCCCAGCTCAACGCGGCGCGGGGCGATGCGAGCACGAAGCTGCCGGCGGCGCTGAGCCGGCCGGCGCACTGGGGCCCGGCCGCCTGA
- a CDS encoding PucR family transcriptional regulator, with the protein MEHTPQGTITVARAIALPTLRKGLPEVLAAGDRLDRPVRWVHAGEAPNIAALLKGGELLLTTGLGLGSRPAEQRAFVRGLAERDIAALVVELGARFTTLPAAVVDTARSCGLPLVQLHREVPFVAVTEEIHTELVNEHYALLRRAEEVHRRCTEVLLGGGGVPEVLRLFAGFAGNPVFLGTPDGRLLYAAGPEGAAGGSDPLQVWEGLRSAGMAGAVVTDIPGTGPGPGAVRARLTVLPVDAPLAPVHRIAADRTAGLLAVVLLQARQEEELAARGRGDFLSDLAEERVSAADAPAQARVLGFKPGPGPLLPLVMRPATDLAPADCRAALACAVQEELAGVGVPVLLGVRMPEGRVPLLVGLRDAAERTAVAGRVAAALRAGAERAGFPAPVVVAGAPATWETAGAGLRHAAEAATAAQGLPDRPWHDVRRLDVDVLLWRLRSQGDLAAFVDRVLGPLIAHDAASRPALLPTLTAYLAHAGRKAETARELHLNRQTLYDRLARIGRLLGADLEDPETVLSLSLALRARRHTEWI; encoded by the coding sequence ATGGAACACACCCCGCAGGGCACCATCACCGTGGCACGGGCCATCGCGCTGCCCACCCTGCGCAAGGGACTCCCCGAGGTGCTCGCGGCGGGCGACCGGCTCGACCGGCCGGTCCGCTGGGTGCACGCGGGCGAGGCCCCGAACATCGCCGCGCTGCTCAAGGGCGGCGAGCTGCTGCTGACCACCGGCCTGGGGCTGGGCAGCCGCCCCGCCGAGCAGCGCGCCTTCGTGCGCGGGCTGGCCGAGCGGGACATCGCGGCGCTGGTGGTCGAGCTGGGCGCGCGCTTCACGACGCTGCCGGCCGCGGTGGTGGACACGGCCCGCTCGTGCGGGCTGCCGCTGGTGCAGCTGCACCGGGAGGTGCCGTTCGTCGCGGTGACGGAGGAGATCCACACCGAGCTCGTCAACGAGCACTACGCGCTGCTGCGGCGCGCCGAGGAGGTGCACCGGCGGTGCACGGAGGTGCTGCTGGGCGGCGGCGGGGTGCCGGAGGTGCTGCGGCTGTTCGCGGGCTTCGCGGGCAACCCCGTGTTCCTGGGGACTCCGGACGGCCGGCTGCTGTACGCGGCGGGGCCGGAGGGCGCCGCCGGCGGGTCGGATCCGCTGCAGGTGTGGGAGGGGCTGCGGTCGGCGGGGATGGCCGGGGCGGTCGTCACCGACATTCCCGGGACCGGTCCCGGGCCGGGTGCGGTACGGGCCCGGCTGACCGTCCTGCCGGTGGACGCCCCGCTGGCGCCCGTGCACCGGATCGCCGCGGACCGTACGGCCGGGCTGCTCGCGGTCGTCCTGCTGCAGGCCCGCCAGGAGGAGGAGCTGGCCGCGCGCGGGCGCGGCGACTTCCTCTCCGACCTCGCCGAGGAGCGGGTGTCCGCGGCCGACGCGCCCGCGCAGGCCCGGGTGCTGGGCTTCAAGCCGGGGCCGGGCCCGCTGCTGCCGCTCGTGATGCGCCCGGCCACCGATCTGGCGCCGGCGGACTGCCGGGCCGCGCTGGCCTGCGCGGTGCAGGAGGAGCTGGCCGGGGTGGGAGTTCCGGTGCTGCTGGGCGTCCGGATGCCGGAGGGGCGGGTGCCGCTGCTGGTGGGCCTGCGCGACGCGGCGGAGCGGACGGCGGTGGCCGGGCGGGTGGCCGCGGCGCTGCGGGCGGGCGCGGAGCGGGCCGGTTTCCCGGCGCCCGTGGTGGTGGCCGGGGCCCCGGCGACGTGGGAGACGGCCGGGGCGGGCCTGCGGCACGCGGCGGAGGCGGCGACGGCGGCCCAGGGGCTGCCGGACCGGCCCTGGCACGACGTGCGCCGGCTCGACGTCGACGTCCTGCTGTGGCGGCTGCGCTCCCAGGGCGATCTGGCGGCGTTCGTCGACCGCGTGCTCGGCCCGCTGATCGCGCACGACGCCGCCTCCCGGCCGGCGCTGCTGCCCACCCTGACCGCGTACCTCGCCCACGCGGGCCGCAAGGCGGAGACCGCGCGCGAGCTGCACCTCAACCGCCAGACGCTCTACGACCGGCTGGCACGGATCGGCCGGCTCCTGGGCGCGGACCTGGAGGACCCGGAGACGGTGCTGTCCCTGAGCCTCGCACTGCGTGCGCGGCGTCATACGGAATGGATTTGA
- a CDS encoding MFS transporter yields the protein MTAVPESPESAPSGLSPLSPEPGQDAVLPDRAAVQRRTVNVLMAAQIFIGVGMGAVISSGSLLVERLTGSQAASGFATTLVTLGAAALSVPLAALSRSRGRRAGLGTGALIAAAGSLVVLVAAPLGWVPLAFLGLLLVGAGTAANLQSRFAATDLAEAGGRARALSLVVWSVTVGAVLGPNLTGPGAALARAPGLPEEAGAFVFSGVAYLLGWALIHTWLRPDPMLLAARLNPGETTERGARFLTRMSGALRHVAASPSALTGLIALVLGHAVMVSVMTMTPVHLAHHGASLSVVGFTISLHIAGMYAFSPLVGRAADRFGRVPVILAGQVVYVAATLLAGTAGDRRWAVTAGLFLLGVGWSCATVAASTLLSESVDAGHRAEVQGASDMLMGLVGAAGGALSGAFVAVSGYGGLNAAAAVLVLPVSACALYFGLRKR from the coding sequence ATGACCGCCGTGCCCGAGAGCCCCGAGTCCGCCCCCTCCGGCTTATCCCCCTTGTCCCCGGAGCCGGGCCAGGACGCCGTCCTGCCCGACCGCGCCGCCGTCCAGCGCCGTACGGTCAACGTCCTCATGGCCGCCCAGATCTTCATCGGGGTCGGCATGGGGGCCGTGATCTCGTCCGGGAGCCTGCTCGTGGAGCGGCTCACCGGGTCCCAGGCGGCCTCCGGCTTCGCCACCACCCTGGTCACCCTCGGCGCCGCGGCGCTGTCCGTCCCCCTGGCGGCGCTCTCCCGCTCCCGCGGCCGCCGCGCCGGGCTCGGCACCGGCGCGCTGATCGCCGCCGCGGGTTCGCTGGTCGTACTGGTGGCCGCCCCGCTCGGCTGGGTGCCGCTCGCGTTCCTGGGCCTCCTCCTCGTCGGCGCCGGGACGGCCGCCAACCTCCAGTCCCGGTTCGCGGCGACCGACCTCGCGGAGGCCGGCGGGCGGGCCCGCGCCCTCTCCCTGGTCGTCTGGTCGGTGACGGTCGGCGCCGTCCTCGGCCCCAACCTGACCGGTCCGGGCGCCGCCCTCGCCCGGGCCCCGGGGCTGCCCGAGGAGGCGGGCGCCTTCGTCTTCTCCGGCGTGGCCTACCTCCTCGGCTGGGCCCTCATCCACACCTGGCTGCGCCCGGACCCGATGCTGCTCGCGGCCCGGCTGAACCCGGGCGAAACGACCGAGCGAGGCGCCCGCTTCCTTACCCGAATGAGCGGCGCCCTGCGACACGTGGCCGCATCACCCTCGGCGCTGACCGGGCTGATCGCCCTGGTGCTGGGCCATGCCGTGATGGTGTCGGTGATGACGATGACGCCTGTGCACCTCGCTCACCACGGGGCATCACTGAGCGTCGTCGGCTTCACCATCAGCCTGCACATCGCAGGCATGTACGCGTTCTCGCCTCTGGTGGGCCGGGCGGCGGATCGGTTCGGCAGGGTACCGGTAATCCTGGCCGGGCAGGTCGTCTACGTGGCCGCGACGCTCCTCGCGGGCACGGCCGGGGACCGGCGGTGGGCCGTCACGGCCGGGCTGTTCCTGCTGGGCGTCGGGTGGTCGTGCGCGACGGTCGCGGCGTCCACGCTGCTGAGCGAATCGGTGGACGCCGGGCACCGGGCCGAGGTGCAGGGGGCTTCCGACATGCTGATGGGGCTCGTGGGGGCGGCGGGAGGAGCGCTCTCCGGGGCGTTCGTCGCCGTGAGCGGCTACGGCGGCCTGAACGCCGCCGCGGCCGTTCTGGTCCTGCCGGTCAGTGCGTGCGCGCTGTACTTCGGGTTGCGGAAGCGCTGA
- a CDS encoding glycoside hydrolase family 15 protein gives MAGRIEDYALIGDMQTAALVCRDGTADWLCLPRFDSHAAFAGLLGTEEHGFWRVGPAHPSGAAPPPADRRRYRGDSLVLESEWDTPRGTVRVIDFMPPRDGAPQLIRIVEGVSGRVPMRSALRMRFSYGRVVPWVHKVGDRTVAVAGPDSVWLDTTADTFGKDLTTYADFTVSPGERVAFTISWQPSHGEPPALPDPEGSLEATEEFWREWVEHCTYHGPYRDAVVRSLITLKALTYAPTGGIVAAPTTSLPEEIGGVRNWDYRYTWLRDAAITLSSLLRTGYREEARAWREWLLRAVAGDPENLQIMYGIAGERELGEAELPWLPGYENSTPVRVGNGAADQLQLDVYGEVTEALHLAHMTGLARNDYASLLQLRLIGYLEDHWNEPDEGIWEVRGPRRHFVHSKVMAWVAVDRTIKLIESGDVDGPLERWRELRDDIHRDVCEKGYDKERNTFTQSYGSKELDASLLLIPQMGFLPPDDKRVIGTIEAIQRELSTPDGFVLRYPTAGEEAGVDGLEGDEGAFLACSFWLADDLAMIGRVDEARQLFEKLLGLRNDLGLLAEEWDPRLQRQVGNFPQAFSHVPLIDTALRLTASSAFGG, from the coding sequence GTGGCCGGGCGTATCGAGGATTACGCACTCATCGGTGATATGCAGACCGCCGCCCTTGTCTGCCGGGACGGCACGGCCGACTGGCTGTGCCTGCCCCGATTCGATTCCCATGCCGCGTTCGCCGGTCTGCTCGGCACGGAGGAACACGGCTTCTGGCGGGTCGGCCCCGCGCACCCCTCGGGCGCGGCCCCGCCGCCCGCGGACCGCCGCCGGTACCGGGGGGACTCCCTCGTGCTCGAATCCGAGTGGGACACCCCGCGCGGCACGGTCCGCGTCATCGACTTCATGCCGCCGCGCGACGGCGCGCCCCAGCTGATCCGGATCGTGGAGGGCGTCAGCGGGCGGGTGCCGATGCGCTCCGCGCTGCGCATGCGCTTCTCCTACGGGCGGGTCGTGCCCTGGGTGCACAAGGTCGGCGACCGCACGGTGGCCGTCGCCGGCCCCGACTCGGTGTGGCTCGACACCACCGCCGACACCTTCGGCAAGGACCTCACCACGTACGCGGACTTCACCGTCTCCCCCGGTGAGCGCGTCGCCTTCACCATCAGCTGGCAGCCCTCGCACGGCGAGCCGCCCGCCCTGCCCGACCCCGAGGGCTCGCTGGAGGCCACGGAGGAGTTCTGGCGCGAGTGGGTCGAGCACTGTACGTACCACGGGCCCTACCGGGACGCCGTGGTCCGCTCGCTGATCACGCTGAAGGCCCTCACCTACGCGCCGACCGGCGGGATCGTGGCCGCGCCCACCACCTCCCTGCCGGAGGAGATCGGCGGCGTCCGCAACTGGGACTACCGCTACACCTGGCTGCGCGACGCGGCGATCACCCTCTCCTCCCTGCTGCGCACCGGCTACCGCGAGGAGGCCCGCGCCTGGCGCGAGTGGCTGCTGCGCGCGGTCGCCGGCGACCCGGAGAACCTGCAGATCATGTACGGCATCGCCGGCGAGCGCGAGCTGGGCGAGGCCGAGCTGCCGTGGCTGCCCGGCTACGAGAACTCCACGCCGGTCCGGGTCGGCAACGGCGCCGCCGACCAGCTCCAGCTGGACGTCTACGGCGAGGTCACCGAAGCCCTCCACCTGGCCCACATGACGGGCCTCGCCCGCAACGACTACGCCTCGCTGCTGCAGCTGCGCCTGATCGGCTACCTCGAGGACCACTGGAACGAGCCGGACGAGGGCATCTGGGAGGTGCGCGGCCCGCGCCGCCACTTCGTGCACTCCAAGGTGATGGCCTGGGTGGCCGTCGACCGCACCATCAAGCTCATCGAGTCCGGCGACGTGGACGGCCCCCTGGAGCGGTGGCGCGAGCTGCGCGACGACATCCACAGGGACGTGTGCGAGAAGGGTTACGACAAGGAGCGCAACACCTTCACCCAGTCCTACGGGTCGAAGGAGCTGGACGCCTCCCTGCTGCTCATCCCGCAGATGGGCTTCCTGCCGCCCGACGACAAGCGCGTGATCGGCACGATCGAGGCGATCCAGCGCGAGCTGTCGACGCCGGACGGCTTCGTGCTGCGCTACCCCACCGCGGGCGAGGAGGCCGGGGTGGACGGCCTGGAGGGCGACGAGGGCGCCTTCCTCGCCTGCTCCTTCTGGCTCGCGGACGACCTGGCCATGATCGGCCGGGTCGACGAGGCGCGGCAGCTGTTCGAAAAGCTGCTGGGGCTCCGCAACGACCTGGGTCTGCTGGCGGAGGAGTGGGACCCGCGGCTGCAGCGCCAGGTGGGGAACTTCCCGCAGGCGTTCAGCCACGTGCCGCTGATCGACACGGCGCTGCGCCTGACGGCGTCCAGCGCGTTCGGGGGTTAG
- a CDS encoding CTP synthase, giving the protein MAIAAKPTTTKHLFVTGGVASSLGKGLTASSLGALLKARGLRVTMQKLDPYLNVDPGTMNPFQHGEVFVTNDGAETDLDIGHYERFLDVDLDGSANVTTGQVYSSVIAKERRGEYLGDTVQVIPHITNEIKHRIRRMATDDVDVVITEVGGTVGDIESLPFLETVRQVRHEVGRDNVFVVHISLLPYIGPSGELKTKPTQHSVAALRNIGIQPDAIVLRADREVPTAIKRKISLMCDVDEAAVVAAIDAPSIYDIPKVLHTEGLDAYVVRKLDLPFRDVNWTQWEDLLDRVHNPSHEVTVALVGKYIDLPDAYLSVTEAIRAGGFANRAKVKVKWVASDDCKTPAGAAAALGDVDAICVPGGFGDRGVNGKVGAITYARENKVPLLGLCLGLQCVVIEAARNLAGIEGANSTEFDPATANPVISTMAEQLDIVAGEGDMGGTMRLGMYPAKLAEGSIVREVYDDQPYVEERHRHRYEVNNSYRAELEKAGLVFSGTSPDNKLVEYVEYPREVHPYLVATQAHPELRSRPTRPHPLFAGLVKAAVERQQG; this is encoded by the coding sequence TTGGCCATTGCCGCTAAGCCCACGACGACCAAGCACCTCTTCGTCACGGGGGGTGTCGCCTCCTCGCTCGGCAAGGGACTGACCGCCTCCAGCCTGGGCGCGCTGCTCAAGGCCCGGGGACTGCGGGTCACGATGCAGAAGCTCGACCCCTACCTCAACGTAGACCCGGGCACGATGAACCCCTTCCAGCACGGTGAGGTGTTCGTCACCAACGACGGTGCCGAGACCGACCTGGACATCGGTCACTACGAGCGTTTCCTGGACGTCGACCTCGACGGCAGCGCGAACGTCACCACCGGCCAGGTGTACTCCTCGGTGATCGCCAAGGAGCGGCGTGGTGAGTACCTGGGTGACACCGTGCAGGTCATCCCGCACATCACCAACGAGATCAAGCACCGTATCCGCCGGATGGCGACGGACGACGTCGATGTGGTGATCACCGAGGTCGGCGGGACGGTGGGTGACATCGAGTCGCTGCCGTTCCTGGAGACGGTCCGTCAGGTCCGTCACGAGGTCGGCCGGGACAACGTCTTCGTCGTCCACATCTCCCTCCTGCCCTACATCGGTCCGTCGGGTGAGCTGAAGACCAAGCCGACCCAGCACTCGGTGGCGGCGCTGCGCAACATCGGTATCCAGCCCGATGCGATCGTGCTGCGTGCCGACCGTGAGGTGCCCACGGCCATCAAGCGCAAGATCTCGCTGATGTGTGATGTCGACGAGGCTGCCGTGGTCGCGGCCATCGACGCCCCGTCGATCTACGACATCCCCAAGGTCCTGCACACCGAGGGCCTGGACGCCTATGTGGTGCGCAAGCTGGACCTGCCTTTCCGTGACGTGAACTGGACCCAGTGGGAGGACCTGCTGGACCGCGTCCACAACCCCTCCCACGAGGTCACGGTCGCGCTGGTCGGCAAGTACATCGACCTGCCCGACGCCTACCTGTCGGTGACCGAGGCCATCCGTGCGGGCGGCTTCGCCAACCGTGCCAAGGTCAAGGTCAAGTGGGTCGCCTCCGACGACTGCAAGACCCCGGCCGGCGCCGCCGCCGCGCTCGGTGACGTCGACGCCATCTGCGTCCCCGGCGGCTTCGGCGACCGCGGCGTGAACGGCAAGGTCGGCGCGATCACCTACGCCCGCGAGAACAAGGTGCCGCTGCTGGGCCTGTGCCTGGGCCTGCAGTGCGTGGTCATCGAGGCCGCCCGCAACCTGGCCGGCATCGAGGGCGCGAACTCCACCGAGTTCGACCCGGCCACCGCCAACCCGGTCATCTCCACGATGGCCGAGCAGCTGGACATCGTCGCCGGCGAGGGCGACATGGGCGGAACGATGCGCCTGGGCATGTACCCGGCCAAGCTCGCCGAGGGCTCCATCGTCCGCGAGGTCTACGACGACCAGCCCTACGTGGAGGAGCGCCACCGTCACCGCTACGAGGTGAACAACTCCTACCGCGCCGAACTGGAGAAGGCCGGCCTGGTCTTCTCGGGCACCTCCCCCGACAACAAGCTCGTCGAATACGTCGAGTACCCCCGCGAGGTCCACCCCTACCTCGTCGCCACCCAGGCCCACCCCGAGCTCCGCTCCCGCCCGACCCGCCCCCACCCGCTCTTCGCGGGCCTGGTGAAGGCGGCCGTCGAGCGTCAGCAGGGCTGA
- a CDS encoding NUDIX domain-containing protein — protein sequence MGIKDTAAEWPVTATQTPFTGNKTSVRTDEVEMPDGTVVKRDYQVHPGSVAVLALDEEGRVLVLSQYRHPVRQKLWEIPAGLLDVPGENPLHAAQRELYEEAHVKAEDWRVLTDVYTTPGGCDEAVRIFLAREISDVEGERFEVEHEELDMELARVPLQELVRGVLAGELHNNCLVVGALSLTAALAGDGLDALRPADAPWPARPFEA from the coding sequence ATGGGCATCAAGGACACCGCCGCCGAGTGGCCGGTCACCGCCACACAGACCCCGTTCACCGGCAACAAGACCAGCGTCCGCACGGACGAGGTGGAGATGCCCGACGGAACCGTCGTCAAGCGCGACTACCAGGTGCACCCGGGCTCCGTCGCCGTCCTCGCCCTGGACGAGGAGGGCCGCGTGCTGGTCCTCAGCCAGTACCGCCACCCCGTCCGGCAGAAGCTGTGGGAGATCCCCGCGGGCCTGCTCGACGTGCCCGGCGAGAACCCGCTGCACGCCGCCCAGCGCGAGCTGTACGAGGAGGCCCACGTCAAGGCCGAGGACTGGCGGGTGCTGACCGACGTCTACACCACCCCCGGCGGCTGCGACGAGGCCGTGCGGATCTTCCTGGCCCGCGAGATCTCCGACGTCGAGGGCGAGCGCTTCGAGGTCGAGCACGAGGAGCTCGACATGGAGCTGGCCCGGGTGCCGCTCCAGGAGCTGGTGCGCGGCGTCCTCGCGGGCGAGCTGCACAACAACTGCCTGGTCGTCGGCGCCCTCTCGCTCACGGCGGCACTGGCCGGCGACGGCCTGGACGCCCTCCGCCCGGCGGACGCGCCGTGGCCGGCGCGGCCTTTCGAGGCGTAG